In the Rhabdothermincola sediminis genome, one interval contains:
- the menD gene encoding 2-succinyl-5-enolpyruvyl-6-hydroxy-3-cyclohexene-1-carboxylic-acid synthase, translating to MTAVAASFCATLVDELVRCGVTHAVVCPGSRSTPLALALARDGRLQVEVHHDERVAAFIALGVGAATGRPAVVLTTSGTAAVELHPAVVEAAHNRVPLIACTADRPPELHGVGAPQTIEQTGLFGGVVRWAADPGPPDAATAGTWRSLASRAYVKATGSPPGPVHLNLAFREPLLGDPGELPAGREAGLPWHEGLVTERHLDHASLRRLAEHCRGLRGVLVAGAGISRPEAVLVLAHTLGWPVLADPRSGCRIPDRAVVAHFDALLRDGDQLQPQVVLRLGMPPASKALASWLARSDALQVVIDAHGGWFDPDHDAGMVAAADPAWVCLELAAQLEGEVVDREWSRLWQDLDRVAAEAIEASLGDGLSEPAIARDVAAALPEGATMVVSSSMPVRDVEWYAAPRDGLRVLANRGANGIDGVVSTAVGVALGAGPTAALVGDLAFLHDANALLGLATRPVDLVVIVVHNDGGGIFSFLPQARSLPQPVFERLFGTPHGVDPCSLAAVHGLPAVQVEDRAGLRDAIRDRLAAGGPHVVVAGTDRAANVAVHDGLHAAIRAARSR from the coding sequence GTGACAGCCGTCGCGGCCAGCTTCTGCGCAACGCTCGTCGACGAGCTGGTCCGTTGTGGGGTGACGCACGCCGTGGTCTGCCCCGGGTCTCGCTCCACCCCCCTGGCGCTGGCGTTGGCCCGGGACGGGCGCCTGCAGGTGGAGGTGCACCACGACGAGCGGGTGGCGGCCTTCATCGCCCTCGGCGTCGGGGCGGCGACCGGGCGCCCGGCGGTGGTTCTCACCACCAGCGGAACCGCGGCCGTCGAACTGCATCCCGCGGTCGTCGAGGCCGCCCACAACCGGGTGCCGCTGATCGCCTGCACGGCCGATCGTCCCCCGGAGCTGCACGGGGTCGGCGCCCCGCAGACGATCGAGCAGACCGGGCTGTTCGGTGGCGTGGTGCGGTGGGCCGCCGACCCCGGCCCCCCCGATGCCGCGACCGCAGGCACCTGGCGCTCGCTCGCCTCCCGGGCGTACGTGAAGGCGACCGGCTCGCCCCCCGGTCCCGTGCACCTGAACCTGGCGTTCCGGGAGCCGCTTCTCGGGGATCCCGGCGAGCTCCCCGCCGGCCGGGAAGCAGGGCTGCCCTGGCACGAGGGCCTGGTCACGGAGCGCCATCTCGATCACGCCTCCCTCCGGCGGCTGGCGGAGCACTGCCGGGGCCTGCGCGGGGTGCTCGTGGCCGGAGCGGGTATCAGCCGCCCGGAGGCGGTGCTCGTGCTCGCGCACACCTTGGGATGGCCGGTGTTGGCCGACCCGCGCAGCGGGTGTCGCATCCCCGATCGGGCAGTGGTCGCTCATTTCGACGCCCTGTTGCGAGACGGCGACCAGCTCCAGCCGCAGGTGGTGCTGCGGCTCGGCATGCCGCCCGCGTCCAAGGCGCTCGCCTCGTGGCTGGCCCGCAGCGACGCCCTCCAGGTGGTGATCGATGCGCACGGCGGGTGGTTCGATCCCGATCACGACGCGGGCATGGTCGCCGCCGCCGATCCGGCCTGGGTGTGTCTCGAGTTGGCAGCACAGCTCGAAGGGGAGGTGGTCGATCGGGAGTGGTCGCGCCTCTGGCAGGACCTCGACCGGGTTGCCGCCGAAGCGATCGAGGCGTCGCTCGGCGACGGGCTCTCGGAGCCTGCGATCGCCCGGGATGTGGCCGCGGCGCTGCCCGAGGGGGCCACGATGGTGGTGTCCTCCTCGATGCCGGTGCGCGACGTCGAGTGGTACGCCGCTCCCCGGGACGGGTTGCGGGTCCTCGCCAACCGGGGTGCGAATGGGATCGACGGAGTGGTCTCCACCGCGGTGGGTGTCGCCCTGGGCGCAGGGCCCACCGCTGCGCTGGTGGGTGACCTCGCCTTCCTGCACGACGCCAACGCGTTGCTCGGGTTGGCCACTCGCCCGGTCGACCTGGTGGTGATCGTGGTGCACAACGACGGCGGGGGGATCTTCTCCTTCCTCCCCCAGGCCCGGTCATTGCCCCAGCCCGTCTTCGAGCGACTGTTCGGCACCCCGCACGGAGTGGACCCGTGCTCGCTGGCTGCCGTCCACGGTCTCCCCGCGGTGCAGGTGGAGGATCGCGCCGGGTTGCGCGACGCGATCCGGGACCGGTTGGCTGCCGGCGGCCCGCACGTGGTGGTGGCCGGGACCGATCGCGCGGCCAACGTCGCCGTCCACGACGGCCTGCACGCCGCGATCAGGGCCGCACGATCGCGCTGA
- a CDS encoding alpha/beta fold hydrolase, which yields MAPVLHTEVRGQGGPRLVLVHGFTQTGHCWSPIDEDLARDHEVVVVDAPGHGGSSQVRAGVAGAAQLLGRAGGRATYLGYSMGGRIALFLAVERPELVERLVLIGASPGIERADERAARRDADERLAARLETIGLAAFLDEWLSQPFFAGLDERAAHRRERLRNTVEGLAASLRLAGVGTQPSLWHRLPELSMPVLLVAGSRDQKFRSQAERAGDLIGERASVAIIEGAGHAAHLERPDAFVALVRDWLVRTPVRH from the coding sequence ATGGCACCCGTGCTGCACACCGAGGTGAGGGGGCAGGGCGGCCCACGCCTGGTGCTGGTCCATGGTTTCACCCAGACCGGGCACTGCTGGTCACCGATCGACGAGGACCTGGCCCGGGATCACGAGGTCGTGGTGGTCGACGCGCCGGGCCACGGCGGGTCGTCGCAGGTGCGGGCCGGCGTCGCCGGAGCCGCCCAGCTGCTCGGCCGCGCCGGCGGCCGGGCCACCTACCTCGGCTACTCGATGGGCGGACGGATCGCACTCTTCCTGGCGGTCGAGCGCCCCGAGCTGGTCGAGCGACTGGTGCTGATCGGGGCGTCGCCGGGCATCGAGCGAGCGGACGAGCGTGCCGCCCGGCGAGACGCCGACGAGCGGCTGGCAGCACGCCTCGAGACGATCGGGCTGGCTGCCTTCCTGGACGAGTGGCTCTCGCAGCCTTTCTTCGCCGGGCTCGACGAGCGAGCCGCGCACCGCCGAGAGCGGCTCCGCAACACCGTGGAGGGCCTCGCCGCCAGTCTCCGACTCGCCGGTGTCGGAACGCAGCCGTCCCTCTGGCACCGGCTGCCCGAGCTGTCGATGCCCGTCCTGCTGGTGGCGGGGTCCCGCGACCAGAAGTTCCGCTCCCAGGCAGAGCGGGCGGGCGACCTGATCGGCGAGCGGGCTTCCGTCGCGATCATCGAGGGGGCGGGCCACGCCGCCCACCTCGAACGACCCGACGCCTTCGTAGCGCTGGTGCGGGACTGGCTGGTGCGGACCCCCGTCAGGCACTGA
- a CDS encoding 1,4-dihydroxy-2-naphthoate polyprenyltransferase, translating into MSIWVAGARPRTLPAAVVPVLVGTAAAAQGDLGPGRGIVAWRFVTAMVVAVAIQVGTNYANDYADGVRGTDSPDRVGPVRLVGSGLAAPAAVKRAAVLAFAVAAVAGLALAIAVTPWLIVVGAVSFAAGWLYTGGPRPYGYAGLGELFVFVFFGVVATVGSAFVQSESLSWLAFGASVPVGLLATALLVVNNLRDIPTDAAAGKRTLAVRLGEPATRVLYAVLMFLPFATVPFVAGLGGRLLGAAALLAVLLVPKPVLAVLEGARGSALIPVLGATGRIQLVFGVLLAAGLWLSA; encoded by the coding sequence GTGAGCATCTGGGTGGCGGGTGCGCGCCCGCGGACACTGCCGGCGGCCGTCGTGCCGGTGCTGGTGGGCACCGCGGCCGCCGCCCAGGGGGACCTCGGTCCAGGTCGGGGCATCGTTGCCTGGCGGTTCGTCACGGCCATGGTGGTCGCGGTCGCCATACAGGTGGGCACCAACTACGCGAACGACTACGCCGATGGGGTGCGGGGCACGGACAGCCCCGATCGGGTCGGACCGGTGCGCCTGGTCGGTTCGGGCCTCGCCGCTCCAGCGGCAGTGAAGCGGGCCGCGGTTCTCGCCTTCGCGGTGGCGGCTGTGGCCGGCTTGGCCCTCGCCATCGCCGTCACCCCGTGGCTGATCGTGGTGGGGGCCGTGTCGTTCGCGGCCGGCTGGCTCTACACCGGCGGACCACGCCCGTACGGCTACGCGGGGCTGGGGGAGCTGTTCGTGTTCGTGTTCTTCGGGGTCGTGGCCACCGTCGGGTCCGCCTTCGTCCAGTCGGAGTCGCTCAGCTGGTTGGCGTTCGGGGCGTCGGTGCCCGTCGGGCTGCTCGCCACCGCCTTGCTGGTGGTGAACAACCTGCGGGACATCCCCACCGACGCCGCGGCGGGCAAGCGCACCCTGGCGGTGCGGCTGGGCGAGCCGGCTACCCGGGTGCTCTACGCGGTCCTGATGTTCCTGCCGTTCGCCACGGTGCCGTTCGTGGCCGGGTTGGGGGGACGCCTGCTCGGCGCGGCGGCGCTGCTCGCGGTGCTGCTGGTCCCGAAACCGGTGCTGGCCGTGCTCGAAGGGGCTCGTGGCTCGGCGCTCATCCCGGTGCTCGGCGCCACCGGTCGGATCCAGTTGGTGTTCGGGGTGTTGCTCGCCGCCGGTCTCTGGCTCAGTGCCTGA
- a CDS encoding class I adenylate-forming enzyme family protein — protein sequence MPELVAAVLAGRPGVDLLLACWDRGDAVMPVDPRMPPPAVERLLGAMRPHRFIDGSGAVQTLPDPLPIEDGDALVMVTSGSTGDPKGVVHTHRSVEASAQATTEALGVDRHRDRWLCCLPLAHVAGLSVVLRARWASVPCEVIRTFDAAEVMAAARERGATLTTLVPTALARIDPSAFRRIVVGGAAPPATLPPNVVVSYGMTETGSAVAYDGWPLPGVEIRIVDGEIQLRGPMLLRTYRDGHNPCTPDGWFPTDDAGAWDDEGRLVVHGRRGDLIISGGENVWPAEVERVLGEHPGVREVAVHGRPDPEWGQRVVAIVVPADPSEPPRLEQLRAAVKEQLPAYAAPRELQLVPALPRSPLGKVIRSQLPAGSGPSSN from the coding sequence GTGCCCGAGCTGGTCGCCGCCGTCCTCGCCGGCCGACCCGGCGTCGACCTGCTCCTCGCCTGCTGGGATCGCGGTGATGCGGTGATGCCCGTCGATCCGAGGATGCCCCCTCCCGCCGTCGAGCGTCTGCTCGGCGCGATGCGCCCGCACCGCTTCATCGACGGCTCGGGAGCCGTGCAGACCTTGCCCGATCCCCTGCCGATCGAAGACGGTGACGCGCTGGTGATGGTGACCAGCGGGAGCACCGGCGACCCGAAAGGGGTGGTCCACACCCACCGCTCGGTCGAAGCCTCCGCCCAGGCGACCACCGAAGCCCTGGGCGTGGACCGCCACCGCGATCGCTGGTTGTGCTGCCTGCCGCTGGCCCACGTGGCCGGGCTCTCGGTGGTGCTGCGGGCCCGCTGGGCTTCGGTGCCCTGCGAGGTGATCCGCACCTTCGACGCTGCGGAGGTCATGGCCGCGGCCCGCGAGCGGGGAGCCACCTTGACCACACTCGTGCCCACCGCACTCGCCCGGATCGACCCGTCCGCCTTCCGCCGCATCGTGGTCGGCGGCGCGGCACCGCCGGCCACCCTGCCCCCGAACGTGGTGGTCAGCTACGGCATGACCGAGACCGGCTCCGCGGTGGCCTACGACGGGTGGCCGCTGCCAGGCGTCGAGATCCGCATCGTCGATGGCGAGATCCAGCTGCGGGGGCCGATGCTGTTGCGCACCTACCGGGACGGTCACAATCCCTGCACCCCCGACGGCTGGTTCCCGACCGACGATGCCGGCGCGTGGGACGACGAAGGCCGGCTCGTGGTGCACGGCAGGCGCGGAGACCTCATCATCTCCGGTGGTGAGAACGTCTGGCCGGCGGAGGTCGAGCGGGTGCTGGGCGAGCACCCCGGGGTGAGGGAGGTGGCGGTCCACGGCCGGCCCGACCCCGAGTGGGGCCAGCGGGTGGTAGCGATCGTGGTGCCTGCCGATCCGTCCGAGCCGCCCCGGCTCGAGCAGCTGCGCGCCGCAGTGAAGGAGCAGCTCCCCGCGTACGCCGCACCACGGGAGCTCCAACTGGTCCCCGCGCTCCCCCGCTCCCCGCTCGGTAAGGTGATTCGCTCCCAGCTCCCCGCCGGGTCGGGGCCGAGCTCGAACTAG